One region of Quercus lobata isolate SW786 chromosome 2, ValleyOak3.0 Primary Assembly, whole genome shotgun sequence genomic DNA includes:
- the LOC115974768 gene encoding late embryogenesis abundant protein At1g64065-like, with amino-acid sequence MAEKMNQQVHPFAQVNKQPRSDEESGTLTSDQALKRKKRIKLAIYIAAFAVFQTIVILVFALTVMRVKTPEVRLGTDVTFQNFKTGTQASPSFDLSFTTQVGVKNSNFGPYKFDSTIATFMYEGVTVGQVTIPKGKAGLRSTKKVTVTVNMNSNALQSTTGLGSELGAGVLTLNNQAKLSGKVELMFVMKKEKSAEMNCTMTIEVSTKAVQSMNCE; translated from the coding sequence ATGGCTGAGAAAATGAACCAGCAGGTGCACCCCTTCGCACAAGTAAATAAGCAACCCAGAAGTGATGAGGAGTCTGGTACTCTGACATCTGATCAGGCGCTCAAGCGAAAGAAAAGGATCAAGTTGGCCATATATATTGCTGCTTTTGCTGTGTTTCAGACCATTGTTATCTTGGTCTTTGCACTCACTGTGATGCGTGTAAAGACCCCTGAGGTCAGGTTGGGCACTGATGTCACGTTCCAGAACTTCAAAACTGGAACCCAAGCATCACCTTCCTTTGACTTGAGCTTCACAACCCAAGTTGGAGTTAAGAACTCAAACTTTGGTCCCTACAAATTTGATAGCACCATTGCCACGTTCATGTACGAGGGTGTAACAGTAGGGCAAGTGACTATTCCTAAAGGTAAGGCTGGGCTGCGTTCTACCAAAAAAGTTACTGTCACAGTTAATATGAATTCAAATGCTCTGCAAAGCACCACTGGTCTTGGAAGTGAATTAGGTGCTGGTGTATTAACTCTGAACAACCAGGCAAAGCTTAGTGGGAAAGTGGAATTGATGTTTGTGATGAAGAAGGAGAAGTCCGCCGAAATGAATTGCACGATGACCATTGAAGTGTCAACAAAGGCGGTCCAATCTATGAATTGcgaataa